Within the Scomber scombrus chromosome 4, fScoSco1.1, whole genome shotgun sequence genome, the region ctgGTCAAGAATGTGTGGCAATCTTTGTAATGAGGCTGTCAGAGATTGCTCAGTAGCCCaccattacattacattaccaCAGCAGGTCAGGAGAGATTTGCAGGCAGACAGAGTGGAACTCTACGGTGAGGCGCAGATCAACGGCACTCACACTCAAGTGACTGATAAGTGTTTTACAGCGGTATCTCAAGGTCTTAGCACAGAAATATGGTCAAATAGTGAAGTTGCATAAGAACTGTTGATAAAACTGTTGGTAAAAACTCCTTGGATGCAGCAGTCGAGGAATTAAATATACAAACTCAAGTACAGAACATCTTGCACACTTTATGGAAAAATGCCTCAGGGCCAAGGTACAAGCAGcaaatgtttgtcatttgtGCATCAGTACTCATTCAATGGTTTTGcccattttatttgttgtattctGAAATTCTATCTGGAAAAGAATTAATCTTACATCTGTCTCACAGGACAGACTGTACTGACACTCTTTTAGCCAAAAGAAGAGAGTGAGCAGGTTTATCTACGTTCtaacataaatacattattgAACATATCTGCATTATGTTTGCTTTAAACAATTACCAAAACGGTCCTTTAATGCACTGCATGAGAAAAAGAACATGGGTGAATACATCTGATTGAGTAAGCCACACCACCATAAACCATATGCTGAGTTTTTAAAtctattagattttttttttttttttttaaatgtttgttttacaatTGGTACTATTTATTACACAACTTCACAAGCAAATGCTGGATTCTGACTCAGAAATAAAGAATGCTGTTGATATATACTCAAAACTGTCTTAAACTGCACTCTTTGTAAAACCCTTATTATCATTCTGCATTTCTCTTGGACTAAAATAATGAGAAGATTGTTTTCCTAGCCCATCTAATCATCTAATTTCGGCCTTTTGATAGTGTTTCCTTCCTCGCACAGCGGCTCTTTCCAGCTCAGCTTCTGTCATAACTAAGCTGATTGGACCAAATCAAAACTGAAATCAAATTAAGGTCCATTGTCAGCGCATGTGGCTCATTTATTGACATGAAAGGAGGACCACGCAGAGGAGATAACAAGAAATTCAAAGTCGCTGGTTGGACATGAAAGCAAATACCAGAGGTAGAtagagggtggtggtggtgatggtgggggGATGTCTTGCTCAAAATAACCATCTAAGAAGCGTCACTTCTACACttgtatacaataaatatacagtagacCTTTGCAGCTATGATGTTTTCCTGCACTTAATGTAATAAGTATGCAACTATTGCTAAAGTCTCTAACAGCAGGGTAgttgaaaaaatgattttaattatgacAATTATTGAATTCTAGCTTTTAATATTGATCTTTTTTATGAAGTCTACCATTTTCAATTTTGTCGTGCAGTAGCAGAAAGGCTGTTTAGGAGGGTAACGGGTCATGATATACATCTCTTTATATGAACTGAACAAGCAGAGTTTTGGTCCAGCAGATGTCTCAGTGATAGGACAGCAGTTAGGCAGCCATCAGAAGACACTGGGCGATAATTTAGCCCTGCCCTGCAGTGACATGATAATAACGCACTCATATCCTGCTGTGATTCTCCTGCTCGGCTGACAGTCAAGCACAAAAGGGCCTGAATTCATTAGTAATGGGGAGGCGCGTTTGCAAACCTGTTCATCATACAAAAAAGGGATCCGTGGTTACATATTCACAgcaaacaaatgtaataaattcaCAAATTGAAGtatggtagaaaaaaaaaaaattgtactcCTACAAAATGGGAGTTTGCACTTCATTTCAATGCCCAACTCTAACCtctaacattataataaatattccATACCGGTAAATAATAGATGAGTCAATAACACTGTATCAGTTTCTACCTTGCCCTCATTACTCATTACACTCACATACTCAAATGTGCCATATCCCAGCCATACCCCTGAGCAATTAGTTGCTCTAAAATATCAGGGGGCTAGTTACTCAGGcatgtatttcatatttgtattgGTTTATTCAGAGCCCCGCATGCAGACCAAGCTATAGAAAACACAGCCTCAGCAAATCCCCAAGCTCCTCCGCACTCAGCAAAGTAATTGGGGAGGGAGTCCCAAAGGGTCCTCGCACACTGCTGAACCCTTTGCTACCGACAAGTTGAAATGGCAGTAAAAGTAGATAGGAgtcagtgtttgtgtctgtgtgagtgtgtgtctgtatgtgcgTAGGATATAAGTACAGGAGGTGGCTTGAGTACTTTGTGTGACTAGGCCTGCAGTCTTTAGAGATTTGCTGGTTGGCTGGGAAACCATCTGGTTACCCAACCCCCCAGCGGCATCGCCCATGGTTCCCCATTTCTATGGGGATGTCAAATTCTGCTCATTGGGGAGGGGGTGCTGTATGGATGCCAATTTAAGCCTCCACTGCTCAAAATTAGTTAATTAACTCTATCTCTCACACAGAAAGAAACTTCCTTTGTAAGTAATTCCATTCATCACAATCGAACGCTTTTATTCTGAAGCTTTGCCAACTATCAGGTTGTGAAATTACTAGGAAAATTTgaacatgaaattaaaaagcCCCATAAATGAAGCCATAACATtaaatatgcataaacacaaGAAATGAGTAGAAGTAAACTTCAGATTCGAAACCTCACCTTAGCTTTCATCCACATGCTTTGTCTGCAATTGCAACTTTGCTGATAAGATTATGATGATTAAACTCATTTTGTTTAGACGTAAAGTACATTAATTGATTTTACAAATCAATGTTCTTCACATATTCATGGAATAAGCGTATCAGATTCCCAATCCCTTTTACAGCAATCTGCCATGATGGAcgatgttggtgtgtgtgtgtgtgtgtgtgtgtgtgtgtgtgtgtgtttcttatcaAAACAGACTGAGCACATAATGATGCCATATAgtatatacaaaaaatacatcatgGGGCTTTAATTAGGAATATTCAAATGTGTCAATTCTGTACACTGACTCTGTGCACTGAGACAAAGTGATCATATCCTGAGGTGATGATAAAACGAAGGTGGGTTGCACTGGATCCATTTAGctgaaaaaagtagaaaaaaaacagtaagctaatttttaattcaatacattcaaacattttacaTGAGAATACCTGTATTTTAACTTACTGAAACAGCATTGGTCTGAATATGTCCGTCTGTATGTTCAAGTTCTGCAAGAAATGTAGTTCATCACAATGTCAATTCTTTggcatttaaaaagaaatgtacagATGCATACATGTAACAGATACATGCATATAGCATCCTCACCTTTCTCCCCAACAAACGCGAAGTTAGAAGCATTTTGTGAAGTATTCTTTTCTATCTTTAGATGCTtgactgcaaaaaaataaacaaaaatgtaattagtcCTGTCCAACAGAATCAATGATGTCAATTATAAATGAAGACTATGgaacaaaacacaatgaataaacTCCTACTGTATATAgcttaa harbors:
- the hspb11 gene encoding intraflagellar transport protein 25 homolog; this translates as MIDSSLTSLGAKVVVATSSDENHPPENIIDGNTTTFWMSTGMFPQEFIICFAEPTMISAVTVDSFNVKHLKIEKNTSQNASNFAFVGEKELEHTDGHIQTNAVSLNGSSATHLRFIITSGYDHFVSVHRVSVQN